In the genome of Lysobacter sp. BMK333-48F3, the window TTGGCCAGGCGGGTGGCGTGGCTGTCGGGCAGGCGGCGGTGTTCGCCGCCGCGGCCGTTGCCGACCGGGACGCAGTGCTCGATCGCCGAGCGCAGCTTGGCCAGGCTGTCGGGCAGGTCCTTGGCGCGCAGGCTGGTGCGCACCGCGGCCATGCCGCAACCCAGGTCGACGCCGACCGCGGCCGGGATGATCGCGCCGCGGGTCGGCACCACCGAGCCCACGGTCGCGCCCTTGCCCAAGTGAGCGTCGGGCATCACCGCGATCCAGGGGCCGACGTGGGGCAGGGCGGCGAGGTTGCGCAGCTGCCGCCGCGCCCCTTCGTCGACCGCGACCCCGCGCACCCATCCCTTGACCGGGACCGAGCCTTCCTCGGCGTGCAGCAGTTCGTAGCTTGATGTACTCATGTCAGTGTTCCTTGTGCAGTGCGCCGGTACGGATCGGTCCGCGGTACTTGCCCGCGCGACGCGGGCGGCGTGGAGCGGGCGCGTCGTAGGCGTCCGGCAGGTCGTCGTTGTTCAATCCGTGTTCGAGCAACTCCGCCCGTCCCAGCTGTCGTTTGCGCTGCGCGTACAGGTCGGCGCGACCGTACAGGCTTTCGCGCCGTCCCTTGCACTCGCTCGCCTGTCGGCCGAGCACCGCGTCGTAGGCGAACGCCCGCACGGTGGCGTGCGGGCCGTGCCGGGGCTGGCGCTGCCACGCCGGCGGCACGGGCGCCAGTTCGATCGCATACCAGACGCCATCGATACGGCGCAGTTGGGCGGTCGGCCCGAGCTTGCGCACGTCCGGCTCCAGGCCGCGTTGGCGCAGCTGGACCGCCCGGGCATGAGCCCGCTTGCGTTCGATCTGTGCGCGCAGCGCCGCTTCGTTGCGCATCAGGCAACCGCTGTCCGGGCACACGTACAGATCGTGCCAGGATTCGGCCAAGGCCGTCAGGCCGCCGTAGCGGCGCATCGCCTGCAGTTCGCCGTCGATGCGCTGCACGCGCATCGCGACGAAATCGTCGATGTGCTGGTGGATGTGCTGTTGCACGGTGTTGCGCCGGTCGACGCGCTGGCACAGCTCCGAATAGACGAAGTCCCAGCGTCGCCCGACCTGCCGGTCGAGGTAGCGTTTGAGCGGATTGAGGTTTTCGTTGAGCCACTTGCGATTGCTGTGGCGGTGTTTCATGCCCTCTTGACGGGGATGATCCTCGGGATCGCGCGGCGGGCGCGTGCGGGCCTGGGGGCCGCCGCCGCGACGCGGTCGTTCGACGATCACTTTGTACATGTCGTTGCGCATAGTCGTTTGGTCCGATAGTCCGTCGCCGGCGCTGCGCGCACGGCGACGCTGGCCGCTCCCGCAGGAGCGGCGTGCGTAATGGGCTTGCGGCCCCGGCGCTATCGGAATCCGGACGGCGGCGCCGCCCGGTCCTGCTTTCAGCCGTGGCCCTTGAGGCTGACCAGTTGCTTCATGACTCCCTCCAGACCGCCGAACACGGTCAACTTGTCGATCTTCTCGGTGATCTTCTCCAGCGCCTCGAGCTCCTTGAGCCGCATCAGCACCGGGCTGTCCTCGATCAGCTTGGCGGTGTTGAGCAGGCTGCGGGTCGCGTTCGCCTCCTCGCGGCGGCGGATCACGTTAGCCTGCGCCGTCTTTTCCGCCTGCACCACGCCGTTGAGGATCTCCTTCATCTCGCCCGGCAGGATCACGTCCTTGACGCCCACGCCGAGCACCTCGATGCCGAACTGGCCGACCTGGCCGCGCACGTAGCCGAAGATGTCGGCGTCGAGCGAGGCCTTGTCGCCGAGCAGCTCGTCCAGGCTCTTGGCCGACACCGCCTTGCGCAAGCCGTACTGCAGCTCGCGGTAGACATGCTCGGCGTACTTGGCGACGCGGGTGCGCGCGGCGACCGGGTCGGTCACGCGCAGGCTCGCGGCCAGGTTGACGCGCAAGGAGACCTTGTCGCGGGTCAGCAGCTCCTGGCCCGATACCTCCATCGCCTGTACGCGCAGCTCCACGGTCTCGACCGCGACGTTCTTGCGCAGGTTCCAGAACGCGTACGCGCCCGGCGCCAGTTCGCGCACCAGGGTGCCGTCGACGAACAACAGGCCGGCGGACTCGGAGGGCACGTTGCCGGCGACGGCGACGCGCTCCAGCCAACCGATCTGGCGCAGGCCGTCGACGATCTCGCGCTCGATCTCCAGGCCCTCGCCCAGCGCGATCGCGCGGATCTTCACCTGGCCCAGGCCCTTCCAGTACAGGCGGCGAGTGCCGGGATTGAGCACATCGGCGATGCGGCCGTTGCGCAGCATCAGGCCGACCTCGTCGCTGCCGATGTCGGCCAGGACGAAGTCGTCGTACAGGCGCTCGGCCAGGCCGGCAATCAGCGCCTCGCCGTCGTTGCCGCTGTATTGCGGCTGGACGATGGCGTGGACGGTCAGCTCGAGTTCGTTGCCGAAGTCGGTCAGCTTGTGCACGCCGGGACCGAGCACGCGCTCGATGCGGCGGTTGCGGTACACCAGGACGCGCTCGGCATCGCCGACCACGACCTTCTTGATCCAGAACATGATGAGTCTCCTTGTCGTTCCGGTGATCCGATCCGTGGTGAGCTGCCGCAGCGACCGAATCGGTTCGTCGCCGGGCGTGGTGGGCGGCGCGTTGGCGCGCGCCGCGGAATAAGTGGAAACGCCCCCGACGTCGTCGCTGCGGGGCCGGCGTGCTGCCTGCGGGGCCGGTACCGGCCCGCCGCGGCGACGTTCCCTGTCGCTGCGGGCGGGCGCCGTACCGCAGACCGCGTCGAGGACGCGGGTCCGGCATCGTCGCCGTTGCGGTGTTCCTTGGCGCGCCCCAGGCCGGCGGCGCGTTGCGGAACGCCGCTGAGGGCGTTTCCTGGTGCGGAACTTTCGTTCCTGTTTCTAAGCCGTCGTGAAAGGACGGTGGACAGCGGGAGTCGAACCCGCGACAACAGCACGGATGCTGCGCTCTAACCGAACTGAGCTATATCCAAGTGGAGACGAGCCGGACTCGAACCGGCGACCTGCGACTCGCGTCGCCGCTCTAACCTACTGAGCTATCGTCACTGAGAAACATCCCGACGCGGACTTCGGCATACGCCACGGCACAGCCGCGCGCACCGGACGGGAACGAACCCGTACCGCTGTAGTCCTGGCCTTGCGGATGCTTCGTATTGCCGCCTGTCGCCAAGCGGCAATGCGTTCGGGCGCAAGCGCCCCTGTTCTGCGATTCCCTACGCGCGGCCCGTGCCGAAGCACCGGAGCACGGCGCTGATGCGCCTCATTGGCCTGTCCCCTTTCCTCTCGGATGCTTCGGGGCGTCTGGAATGGCGGAAATCCTGCCGTTTCCGGCGGTTCTCGAGTGTTTCCCTTTGCGAGCGCTGAAACGAAAACGCCCCCGGAGTGGAGTCCGAGGGCGTTCGCTGTCCTCGGGAGATCGGGGCGACCGACCTCCCATGGGCGGGAGATCAATCCGGCGTGTGCAGTTCCTGGTGGCGACCGCGCTTCGACGAGGCGCAGTCGAACGACCCGAGGCACAGTGGCCGCGGCGCGTTCTGCATGGCGATGTCGGAGTGGATGAACATGGGAAGGCGGTCGTTGGAGATTGCGTCGCGAGGACGATGGAGGCGCACGATACTCGTGAGAAATTCGTTATGCAAGACCGTTCGTCGCCGCATGAGCGGACGAATGCAAGTGCGATGTGTGTTGGGGCGTAGGCGCTGCACGCGCATCGCACATCAAGCGCGAGCATCACGCGGCGACGATGGCGAGTCGAGTCGGAAGTCGGCCGTCGGTGCGGCCGATGCGCGACATCGTGCTCGACCGCGCTGCGTTCCGTTTCAGTCCGCGCGAAGGCGCGACAACAAGGCCTGGGTGTCGACGACTTCGGCGAACTCCGCGTGCAGGGTCGCCAGATGCGCGCGGCTGACGGTGTCGGCATCGATGCGCCGGCCTTCGGCATCGACCAGGTCGAAGCAGAAGCAGGCGTCGCCGACGACCAGCACGCGATAGCCCAGATTGGCCGCGACCCGCGCGGTGGTCGATACGCACATGTCGGTGCTGATGCCGAACAGCACCACCGTGTCGACGCCGAGGCGGCGCAGGCGCAGGTCCAGATCGGTGCCGATGAAGGCGGCGTTGACCGACTTGGTCACCAGCGGCTCGTCCGGCAGCGGTTCGAAGCCTTCGCGAAAATCGTTGCCCGGATGCGAGGGGTGCAGGGTCGAATCGGGCAGGACCGAGTCGTGGCGGACATGGATCAGCGGCCGGCCGGTTTCGCGCCAGGCGGCGAGCAGGCGTCGGCCGTTGGCTTCCATCGCCGGGTTGTTGCGCGCGCCCCAGGGCGGAAAGTCGAAACCGCGCTGCACGTCGATCGGGATCATTGCGGCAGAAGCCAGGGCAGCGGAAGCGAGGTCGGACATCGGGCTGCTCTCCTGCGGGGCGGCGTTGGTCGAGACGCCACTGTGGGCGCTCGCGCCGGCCGGTCTCAACCCGGCAAAATGCCGGCCAGGCCGACGCGCCTTCCCACCGCGCCCCGCATTGCGACCATGAAGACCCTCGACGACACCGACCGCAAGCTGATCGCCCTGCTGCAGGACAACGCCCGTCTGTCGACCGTCGCCCTGGCCAAGGCGGTCGGACTGGCGCGCAGTTCGGTGCAGGAGCGCCTGCAGCGGCTGGAGTCGGCCGGGGTGATCGCCCAGTACACGCTGCGCCTGGGCAGCGGCGGGGATCCGTTGCGCGCCTGGCTGCTGCTGCGTTACGGCGAAGGCTTCAGCTGCGACGACGTAGTGCCGCCGCTGATCGTGTTGCCGCAAGTGCGCGCGATCCACAGCGTCGCCGGCGAGATCGACCTGATGGTGCTGGTGGAAACCGCCGGCCCCGGCGAACTGGCGGACCTGCGCGAGCGGGTCGCGGCCTTGAAGGGCGTGGACGACGTGACCACGCTGCCGGTGCTGCGCACCGCGTTGGAGCGGGGCTGAGTGCCCTGGATGCCCGCCTTCGCGGGCATGACGGCTGTTGGGGGCGCGGTGAGTCCGTTGCGTAACGTTCGCGACGAAACCTGCCCATCGTCGTTCCCGCGAAGGCGGGAACCCAGGGCTTCACCGCGATGTCGCTCTGAAGTCTCTGGATGCCCGCCTTCGCGGGCATGACGGCTGTTTGGGGGGGCGGCGTAACCGTCCTGTCGTCGCGTCCACGGATCGCCGCTCCTGCGACTGGGCCCGCTACTCCGACTCCACCCCGGCCAGGTTCAACACCCAGTCCGGGGTTTCCGGTTCGCCGGCGAAGAACGTCGGCGGTTTGCGTTCGCCGATCGCCCAGCGGTGCAGCCAGCTCGGCCCGGCCGGGCCGAGGTAGGCGTCGGCGCGCTGGTAGGCGCGGTCGCGCAGCGCTTCGTCGAGGCCGACGAAACGGTAGCCGCGCTTGCGCGCCATCGCGATCAGCTCGCCGTAGGCGTCGGCGTTGAGCAGGTTGGCGTGGATCAGCCACACCTGCGGCAGGTTGTAGCCGAGCAGGGCGATCGATTGCCGCTCGTAGTAGTCGAGCTTGGCGCCCATGTAGCGCAGGTAGTCGCGGCGCAGGCGCGCCTTGAGCCGGGCGTCGCCGCGCTGGTCCAGGCGCAGGTAGGCCCCGGCCCAGATCCAGTCGGCGTTGTCGACCGTTACCGGGGCGATGCGGTAGCCGTGCTCGGCGAGAAAAGCCTGCAGGGCGGCCTTGTCCTCGACGCTGCGGCCCGCGCGCAGATAGGGATGGCGGAACCAGCGCGGAGCCGGCTGCGACTTCTCGTCCGTCAGCGCCTTGAGCTGACGCTCGCCGCGCAGGATGTCGGCCTGGTAGGCCGCCAGCCCGACCGCGTGCAGGTCGGAATGGCCGTAGCTGTGGTTGCCGAGTTCGGCTCCGGCATCGCGCCAGTCGCGCAGCATCTGCAGGCGCTCGGGATCGATCCGGCCGCGGTCTTCGAGCTTGCCTTCGTTGACGAAGCCGACCACCGGCACGCCGGCGCGGGCGACCGCTGCGACCAGGCGCCGGTGTCCGGGCAGGACCTCGGCGGTGGGAACCTCGGGCAAGGGCACCCAGGGCAGGTCGTCGACGGTCAGGGCGAGGCGCCGGTCCGGCGGCGGCGCGGCGACCGCGCCGGCCGCGGCGGCAAGACTCAGGATCAGGCTCAGGATCGCAGCACGGCCCCACGGGGCCGCGACGGACGGAAACGGACGCATGCGGCGTTCTCGGCGGACGACGCGGCGATCATCGCCGCGCCGGAGCCCCATGCCTAGCGAACTGCGGCAAGACCGCGGCGAGTGTCGACCGCGGTCCGCCTGGCTTGCGATGGCGGTCGCGTCAGCCCAGCCGGCGCGAGATGAAGTAGTACGCCAGGTTGCCCAGGCCGCAGGCCGCCAGCAGCACCGCGACCATGCCCGGGGTGACTTCGCGCCAGCCGGCGCCCTCGATGATGCCGAACGCGGCGGCCAGCAGGACCAGGACGATGCCCCAGCGCAGCGCGCCGTGGCGGCGGCGCTGGTCTTCGTCGCGGGCCATCGAGCGCAGCAGCTCGTCGGCGCCGCCGGTGGACAGCAGCTTGCTGCGGAAGCGCGCCTCGACGGCGATCTTGATCGCCATGACGATGCAGATGAACAGGGTGATCGGAATCAGGACTTCGACATCCATGGGGCGCCTCGGCGGTGGGTTGGGTGGGTTCGAGGCAAGAGATACGGCCGGGCCGGGATCGGTTGCAGCCGATCCGGCGGGCCCGGGAACCGCCCGGCGTCACGTGTTCGATATGTCGTGTGTCATATTTGGCCGGGTATCGAAGTCACTGCAACCGATCCCGCCATGCCCGCATCCTCGATGGGATGACCGGCGAATCCGACCGTCCCGACCATCCCGACCGCCTGCTGGTGAGCGCCGTGCTCGAGCGCGCCCCGGGCGCGTTCGAGCGCCTGGTGCGCGAGTACCAGGGCCTGTGCTGGCACATCATCCAACGCATGGTCCGGCACCCGGACGATACCCGCGAGCTGTGCCAGGAGGCGTTCCTGCGCGTGCACCAGTGCCTGCACCAGTACCGGCACGAGAGCCCGCTCAAGTCCTGGATCGGCCAGGTCGCCTATTCGGTGGCCAAGCGCCATCTGGAGCGCAAGCGGATCCCGATCGTGGAGGCCGCCGACGACGAGGACGCGCTGTCGCCGCTGGACAGCGTCAGCGACGGCTTCGACCTGGAGGCGGCCTGCGCCGACGAAGAGATCGCCGCCGGCCTGCACGCCGAGATCGAGGCCCTGCCGCCGTTGCAACGCACCTTGTTGACCCTGTATCACCTGGAAGAACTGCCGATCGGCGAGATCGCCGCGATGACCGGCCTCGCCGAAGGTACGATCAAAAGCCACCTGTTCCGAACCCGGGCGCGGCTGCGCCAGCGCCTGGAAGCCCGGTTGGGAGAATTCGCATGAACCGCACGCCGCCTCCGTTCGATCCTTCCGATGACCGCGATCCCGCCGTCGCCAGCGAGTGGCGGCTGCAGGAACGGGCGCTGCGCGATGAGCGCGCCGGCGCGCCGATGGAGGCCGACGACCCGCGCCTGGCCCAGTACCGGCTGCTCAGCCGGGCGCTGCGCGCGCCGGTGATGGAGCCGATCCCCTACGGCTTCGCCGAGCAGGTCGCGCGTCGCGCGCAAACCGCGGCGCAGGGCAACGACCGGCTCGAACGCTGGCTGCAGCAGGGGTTGCTGGCCGCGCTGGTGGCCACCGGCTTGGCGGTGGCCGCGCTCGGCAGTGCGCAATGGCTGCCGGCGTTCGCTTCCGCCGCCGGCCTGCTGCCCGACGGCAGCCTGTCCTGGGGCCTGGTGGTGGCCGCCTGCTGCATCGTGACCTGGGGCTGGGACGGCGCGATGCGCAGCGTCGGCCGGGGCCAGGCCTCCGCCCGCGCCGCCTGAGCGCGATCGCGGATCTGCTGCGGCCGCGTCCGTGCGGCCGCACGCTGTGCCGCGCCACACAAGCGTTTGGTGAAGCGCGACGGCTTTGTCCGCACGCGCGCGCACGCGTGCGCCGGCGCTTGCCGCACCGCGCACGCGCGCGCCGATGCGCGCCGACTGCGGACCGCGATCGGCATGGAAATCGCGTACCGCGACGGGGTACGCAGTTCCGTGCCGGAGCCGGCAGGCGCGTGTCACCCAAGTAACAGCTATCCCCCGACCCCCTAACCAGACTCGCCTCACGTGCTCGACACAGGAGAGGCGAGTGATGGAACGTAACGAAATCGAACAGGGCGGTTACGCTGCGGCCGATGCGATGTTCACCGTCGCCTGGCGCGAGAATCTGCCCGAACTGGAAGCGCGCGCGCGGCGTTTCGCCGAAGGCCAGCGCGACCGCGCCGAGGAGTTGCTCGGCAATACCGCGATGAAGGCATGGCTGTTCATGCGCAATTCGCCGCAGACGATCACCGACCCGTGCGGAATCCTGTTCGTGGTCATGCGCCATGTCTTTCTCGACAGCGTGCGCCAACGCAACCGCGACCGCGAAGTCTTCGACCGCAACCGCGACATCGACAGCGATGCCGCCGGCTTCGCCCACGACGGCCTGTCGGCGCTGCAGCAACTCGAGCTGGACGAGCAGCTCGACCGGGTGATCGTCGCGGTATCGAAGATGAGCCGCGAGCAGCGCCGTCTGTTCGCCTACCGATTCATCGACGACCTGCCGTACCCGGAAATCGCCGCGCGCCTGCACATCAACCAGCCCCTGGCGCGCAAGCGGGTGGAACTGTTGCGCAATCGGCTGCGCAGCGCGGTCGGCGACTGAGCCCCCCCGATTCGGCGACAAGCCGCGGCTTCCGGCTTCACAAGCCGCCAGGGGCTGCGTTCCACCCGTTAGACCCACGCGACACCGTCATGCGGCTCAGGACGTCGGTCCTGCAGACGTTTCCTCCACCGACCGATCAAGGACAGGCTCATGGCCGCTCCCGATACTCCCGTCAATTCGCAGATCACCGATGCAGTCACCCAGACCAACGTAAAAGTCGTCGCCGAAGCGCCCGCGCAAGCGATCGCCTCGCTGTACCAGGTATCCAGCCATTCGGCCGGGCTTTCGCTGCAGAACGCGGTGTACAGCCAGCAGGCCCTGAACCAGATCTCGACGGCGGTAGTGTCCAAGGCGGTCGCGCTGATCATGTCGATCGGGGAGAAGTCGTGACGCGCGCAACGCCGATCCGGCGCGCATTCGCCGTGGCGAACCGATAACGCGGGAGAACAGCGATGAGATGGTTCGGCAAGAAGAAGACGCCGCCGGCGGCCGCTGCGCCCGCAGCCGCCACGACGGCCGCCGCACCGGCATCGCCGGCCGCGGCGACCACCCCCGGCGCCGCGGCGTCGCCCGCACCTGCGGCGGACGCCGCGACCGAGGCGGCGGCGACGCCGGCGGCCGCGGCGCCCGCCGCCGCAGCGGCCGATGGCGCGAGCGCTGCCGCCGCCGGCAGCGGCGCCAGCGGTACTGCGGCGAGCGGCACCGGCACCAGCGGCGCTGCGGCGAGCGGCGGCGGTTCGCCGGCGGGCGCAGGCAATGGCGGCAGCGGTAGCGGAAGCGGAAGCGGCGGCAGTGGCAATGGAAGTGGCGGCAGCAGCGGCAGCGGCGGGTCGACGTCCGATAGCGGCTCCGGTTCCGCCGCCGCGGCGCCCAAGTCGCCGTTGAGCATGGCCCGCGATCGCGCCGTCGGCCAGGCCGACGCGGCGGCGCCGCCGCCGACCGATTCCTTGAACCAGCAGATCGTCCAGGCGGTGCAGTTCACCAATGCCGAAACCGCGTCCTACGCGCCGTCGCAGATCGCGATCGCGCCGGACATGATGATCAGCCAGGCCGCGGGCCTGGTCGCGCAGTCGGCCGCCGGCTACTTCGACGGCATCAGCAAGATCACCCTGGCGGCGCAAGGCATGCTGATGAAGCAGCTGACCCAGGACCTGGTCGAAGGCCAGCTGGAAAAGGCCGCCGAAGACGCGCTGGGCATCCTCGCCACCGAGATCCTGATGGGCGCCGCCGCCGCGGTCGCCGCCGCGTCCGGCGCGATGGAGGCGGAGTCGGCCAGCTTCGCCATCGACCGCATCGACCAGAGCATCTCCAAGTACTCCTCGCTGCTGCAGAACCGCAAGAGCTAGGCGCTGCGCCTACCGCTTTGACAGGACCCGGCCATGGCCTACTTCGCTTTGCCCGCGATCGAATTGCCGCGCTACCGCTTCGACTACCGCAGCCGTCTGGAAGCGATCCTGCCGGTCGACGCGCCGGCGGCGACCGCGAGCGCGTCGCTGATCCTGCCGGTGAGCTATCGCCGCCGGGACGCGGACAGCCAGGCCGAAGTGCGGGCCACGGTCGAGGTGGTGCAGGGCCTGCCGTTGTCGCTGGTCGGCCTGTTCGGCGGCGGCGGCGACGGCGGGCAGCGCGCGCGCGGCCAACTGGCCTTGTTGGTCGGCGCGCTGCGCTCGATGGAGCGGCGCAACCCGCTGGCCGCGCTGGCCGCCAGCGCCGATCGCCGGCGCTACCGGCGCGGCGAATGCGCTGCCGAGAATCTGTACGTGGCATGCCAGTGCCTGGCCGGGCCGCTCGGATTGGCGTCGGCGGCGGCTGCGGCCGCGACCGACCCGGTGCTGTACCGCAGCGTGCGCCGCGCGCTCGAGCGCCTGCAAAGGCGGGCGCCGGCCGACGGCGCGGCGCGATCGTTGCAGGCCCTGCTGCCGGCCCTGGACGAGTTCAACCGGCGGATCTACGACGCCGGCGCCTACACGCCGTTCGAAGACGCCTGCCGCGCGCGCTCGCTGGCGCTGCGCCGTCTGCGCGCCACGCCCGGGGGCGAAACGCGCTATCTGCAATCGATCGCGATGA includes:
- a CDS encoding slipin family protein is translated as MFWIKKVVVGDAERVLVYRNRRIERVLGPGVHKLTDFGNELELTVHAIVQPQYSGNDGEALIAGLAERLYDDFVLADIGSDEVGLMLRNGRIADVLNPGTRRLYWKGLGQVKIRAIALGEGLEIEREIVDGLRQIGWLERVAVAGNVPSESAGLLFVDGTLVRELAPGAYAFWNLRKNVAVETVELRVQAMEVSGQELLTRDKVSLRVNLAASLRVTDPVAARTRVAKYAEHVYRELQYGLRKAVSAKSLDELLGDKASLDADIFGYVRGQVGQFGIEVLGVGVKDVILPGEMKEILNGVVQAEKTAQANVIRRREEANATRSLLNTAKLIEDSPVLMRLKELEALEKITEKIDKLTVFGGLEGVMKQLVSLKGHG
- a CDS encoding cysteine hydrolase family protein produces the protein MSDLASAALASAAMIPIDVQRGFDFPPWGARNNPAMEANGRRLLAAWRETGRPLIHVRHDSVLPDSTLHPSHPGNDFREGFEPLPDEPLVTKSVNAAFIGTDLDLRLRRLGVDTVVLFGISTDMCVSTTARVAANLGYRVLVVGDACFCFDLVDAEGRRIDADTVSRAHLATLHAEFAEVVDTQALLSRLRAD
- a CDS encoding Lrp/AsnC family transcriptional regulator, whose product is MKTLDDTDRKLIALLQDNARLSTVALAKAVGLARSSVQERLQRLESAGVIAQYTLRLGSGGDPLRAWLLLRYGEGFSCDDVVPPLIVLPQVRAIHSVAGEIDLMVLVETAGPGELADLRERVAALKGVDDVTTLPVLRTALERG
- a CDS encoding polysaccharide deacetylase family protein, with translation MRPFPSVAAPWGRAAILSLILSLAAAAGAVAAPPPDRRLALTVDDLPWVPLPEVPTAEVLPGHRRLVAAVARAGVPVVGFVNEGKLEDRGRIDPERLQMLRDWRDAGAELGNHSYGHSDLHAVGLAAYQADILRGERQLKALTDEKSQPAPRWFRHPYLRAGRSVEDKAALQAFLAEHGYRIAPVTVDNADWIWAGAYLRLDQRGDARLKARLRRDYLRYMGAKLDYYERQSIALLGYNLPQVWLIHANLLNADAYGELIAMARKRGYRFVGLDEALRDRAYQRADAYLGPAGPSWLHRWAIGERKPPTFFAGEPETPDWVLNLAGVESE
- a CDS encoding DUF6249 domain-containing protein — translated: MDVEVLIPITLFICIVMAIKIAVEARFRSKLLSTGGADELLRSMARDEDQRRRHGALRWGIVLVLLAAAFGIIEGAGWREVTPGMVAVLLAACGLGNLAYYFISRRLG
- a CDS encoding sigma-70 family RNA polymerase sigma factor — encoded protein: MTGESDRPDHPDRLLVSAVLERAPGAFERLVREYQGLCWHIIQRMVRHPDDTRELCQEAFLRVHQCLHQYRHESPLKSWIGQVAYSVAKRHLERKRIPIVEAADDEDALSPLDSVSDGFDLEAACADEEIAAGLHAEIEALPPLQRTLLTLYHLEELPIGEIAAMTGLAEGTIKSHLFRTRARLRQRLEARLGEFA
- a CDS encoding sigma-70 family RNA polymerase sigma factor; translated protein: MERNEIEQGGYAAADAMFTVAWRENLPELEARARRFAEGQRDRAEELLGNTAMKAWLFMRNSPQTITDPCGILFVVMRHVFLDSVRQRNRDREVFDRNRDIDSDAAGFAHDGLSALQQLELDEQLDRVIVAVSKMSREQRRLFAYRFIDDLPYPEIAARLHINQPLARKRVELLRNRLRSAVGD
- a CDS encoding RebB family R body protein — translated: MAAPDTPVNSQITDAVTQTNVKVVAEAPAQAIASLYQVSSHSAGLSLQNAVYSQQALNQISTAVVSKAVALIMSIGEKS